A region of Mesorhizobium sp. AR02 DNA encodes the following proteins:
- the ppaT gene encoding pyridoxamine--pyruvate transaminase produces MRYPEHADPVITLTAGPVNAYPEVLRGLGRTVLYDYDPAFQLFYEKVIDKAQKAMRLSNKPVILHGEPVLGLEAAAASLITSDDVVLNLASGVYGKGFGYWAKRYSPHLLEIEVPYNEAIDPHAVADMLKAHPEITVVSVCHHDTPSGTINPIDAIGALVSAHGGYLIVDAVSSFGGMKTHPEDCKADIYVTGPNKCLGAPPGLTMMGVSERAWAKMKANPLAPRASMLSIVDWENAWSKDKPFPFTPSVSEINGLDVALDLYLNEGPEAVWARHALTAKAMRAGVTAMGLSIWAASDSIASPTTTAVRTPEGVDEKALRQAARTRYGVVFSSGRGETLGKLTRIGHMGPTAQPIYAVAALTALGGAMNAAGQKLAIGRGIEAALAVIDADA; encoded by the coding sequence ATGCGCTATCCCGAACACGCCGATCCGGTCATCACCCTGACCGCGGGGCCGGTGAACGCCTATCCAGAAGTGCTGCGCGGCCTCGGCCGCACGGTGCTCTATGATTACGACCCAGCATTCCAGCTCTTCTACGAGAAGGTGATCGACAAAGCGCAGAAGGCGATGCGGCTGTCGAACAAGCCGGTCATCCTGCATGGTGAGCCGGTGCTCGGCCTCGAGGCGGCGGCGGCGTCGCTGATTACATCAGACGACGTCGTGCTCAACCTTGCCTCGGGTGTCTACGGCAAGGGTTTTGGCTACTGGGCAAAACGGTATTCGCCGCATCTGCTCGAGATCGAAGTGCCCTACAACGAGGCGATCGATCCGCATGCGGTCGCCGACATGCTCAAGGCGCATCCGGAAATCACCGTCGTGTCCGTCTGTCACCACGACACGCCGTCCGGCACCATCAATCCGATCGACGCCATCGGCGCGCTGGTTTCGGCGCATGGCGGCTACCTGATCGTCGACGCAGTCTCGTCGTTTGGCGGCATGAAGACGCATCCCGAGGATTGCAAGGCCGATATCTATGTCACCGGCCCCAACAAATGCCTGGGCGCCCCTCCCGGCCTCACCATGATGGGCGTCAGCGAGCGGGCCTGGGCCAAGATGAAGGCCAATCCCCTGGCGCCGCGCGCATCGATGCTGAGCATTGTCGACTGGGAAAATGCCTGGTCGAAGGACAAGCCGTTTCCGTTCACGCCGTCGGTCTCGGAAATCAACGGGCTCGACGTCGCGCTCGATCTCTACCTCAATGAGGGGCCGGAGGCGGTGTGGGCGCGCCATGCGCTCACCGCCAAGGCCATGCGCGCGGGCGTCACCGCGATGGGCCTGTCGATCTGGGCCGCCAGCGACAGCATCGCGTCGCCAACCACGACCGCCGTTCGCACCCCCGAAGGTGTCGACGAGAAGGCGCTTCGCCAAGCCGCGCGCACCCGCTACGGCGTGGTGTTTTCGTCGGGCCGCGGCGAAACATTGGGGAAGCTGACGCGCATTGGCCATATGGGGCCAACCGCCCAGCCGATCTATGCGGTCGCGGCGCTGACGGCACTTGGCGGCGCCATGAACGCGGCCGGCCAGAAACTGGCGATCGGCAGAGGCATAGAGGCGGCGCTGGCCGTTATCGACGCCGACGCCTGA
- the pldA gene encoding 4-pyridoxolactonase has translation MSDTKVYLLDGGSLVLDGYHVFWNRGPGGEVRFPVYSILVEHAEGRFLIDTGYDYDHVMKVLPFEKPIQEKHQTIPGALALLGLEPKDIDVVVNSHFHFDHCGGNKYFPHAKKICHRTEVPQACNPQPFEHLGYSDLSFSAEAAEARGATAQLLEGTTRANSTFEGVDGDIELAKGVKLISTPGHSIGHYSLLVEFPKRKPIMFTIDAAYTQKSLETLCQAAFHIDPVAGVNSMRKVKKLAEDHGADLMYSHDMDNFKTYRTGTQFYG, from the coding sequence ATGTCGGATACCAAGGTCTACCTGCTCGACGGCGGCTCGCTCGTTCTCGATGGCTACCACGTGTTCTGGAATCGCGGTCCTGGCGGCGAAGTGCGCTTTCCCGTCTATTCGATCCTGGTCGAGCATGCCGAGGGCCGTTTCCTGATCGACACCGGCTACGACTACGACCACGTCATGAAGGTGCTGCCCTTCGAGAAGCCGATCCAGGAAAAGCACCAGACCATCCCCGGCGCCCTGGCGCTGCTCGGCCTCGAGCCGAAGGACATCGACGTCGTCGTCAACTCGCATTTCCATTTCGACCATTGCGGCGGCAACAAGTATTTTCCACACGCCAAGAAGATCTGTCACCGGACCGAAGTGCCGCAGGCCTGCAATCCGCAACCTTTCGAGCATCTCGGCTATTCCGATCTGAGCTTCTCGGCGGAGGCGGCCGAGGCGCGTGGCGCGACCGCGCAACTGCTGGAAGGCACGACGCGCGCCAACTCGACCTTCGAAGGCGTCGACGGCGACATCGAGCTCGCCAAGGGGGTCAAGCTGATCTCGACACCCGGCCATTCGATCGGCCATTACAGCCTGCTGGTCGAGTTCCCCAAGCGCAAGCCGATCATGTTCACCATCGACGCCGCCTATACCCAGAAGAGCCTTGAAACGCTGTGCCAGGCGGCTTTCCACATCGACCCGGTGGCGGGCGTCAATTCGATGCGCAAAGTGAAGAAGCTGGCCGAGGACCACGGCGCCGATCTGATGTACTCGCACGACATGGACAACTTCAAGACCTACAGGACCGGCACGCAATTCTACGGCTGA
- a CDS encoding putative B6 ABC transporter permease subunit 1 codes for MTGLFSEVFLSALLFGAVTAAIPLLLAGLGEQMSEKAGVLNIGIEGMMLAGAYLGFVSAFYSGSLWLGFLTGAAGGVAVALIMALLCVRIGLNQIVIGIALTLGLEGLTALLHHFQFSRSYPRLPAADATVIPLLSDIPVIGPAFFKHHLIVYLAVALVFGMGYLYRRTQLGLNLQAAGDKPAALDVAGIDVIRTRTIAVLTTGALAGLGGAYLANVGAGLFIPFITNGAGFLGIVLAMLARGRPIWVLFGALLFGVCLSLTTAMQVAGINIPTDIIQMLPFLAVMIMLVLFGRRASLPAALGIPYERGAR; via the coding sequence ATGACCGGGCTCTTCAGCGAAGTCTTTCTCAGCGCGCTGCTGTTCGGCGCCGTCACCGCGGCCATCCCGCTGCTGCTGGCCGGCCTCGGCGAGCAAATGTCGGAAAAAGCCGGCGTGCTCAACATTGGCATCGAAGGCATGATGCTGGCTGGCGCTTATCTCGGCTTCGTCAGCGCCTTCTATTCCGGGTCGCTGTGGCTGGGCTTCCTCACTGGCGCGGCCGGCGGCGTCGCGGTGGCGCTGATCATGGCGCTGCTCTGCGTGCGCATCGGGTTGAACCAGATCGTCATCGGCATCGCGCTGACGCTCGGTCTCGAAGGCCTGACGGCGCTGCTCCACCATTTCCAGTTCTCGCGCAGCTATCCCCGCCTGCCGGCGGCGGACGCCACCGTCATTCCGCTGCTGTCGGATATTCCTGTCATCGGGCCGGCCTTCTTCAAGCATCACCTGATCGTCTATCTGGCGGTCGCGCTGGTGTTCGGCATGGGCTACCTCTACCGGCGCACGCAGCTCGGCCTCAACCTGCAGGCAGCGGGCGACAAGCCGGCCGCGCTCGACGTCGCCGGTATCGACGTCATCAGGACCCGGACCATCGCTGTGCTGACGACCGGCGCGCTGGCCGGGCTCGGCGGCGCCTACCTCGCCAATGTCGGGGCCGGGCTGTTCATACCGTTCATCACTAATGGTGCGGGCTTTCTCGGCATCGTGCTGGCCATGCTGGCGCGCGGCCGCCCGATCTGGGTGCTGTTCGGCGCTCTGCTGTTCGGCGTCTGCCTGTCGCTGACAACGGCCATGCAGGTGGCGGGCATCAACATACCGACCGACATCATCCAGATGCTGCCATTCCTGGCGGTGATGATCATGCTGGTGCTGTTCGGTCGGCGGGCCAGCCTGCCGGCGGCACTTGGCATTCCATACGAGCGCGGCGCGCGCTGA
- a CDS encoding putative B6 ABC transporter permease subunit 2: MSIDTAPTGNATALDATSAAATRRDILHRLLMTLGPILIALVLAGCILLAVGVDPLAYYGYVLEKGLFSPLGIQQTLTRMAPLLFLAAGLIVAFRAGMWNLGGDGQFLLGAVTAAASAPVFVQIMPAWLALFCAFLIAMAVAMIWSLVPALLRAYQGVNEIITTLMMTFLGTSLANVLVKLVFRDPSTTVPQTRTLPVEDRLPRLFETTITSGLLLGLAAIIIVHLVMTRTAFGLKLRIVGANPRAAVHAGLGVPGLTIAVFAISAGLAGLAGAVDIIGVQGNVRADWNPAYGLAVIPAVFLARMNGFAAIGFVFLLSVLSIGGESAARRLGVPNHFTLVLVSIVLIVLALAEYVDHRYNQSRRA, translated from the coding sequence ATGAGCATCGACACCGCACCCACAGGCAATGCCACCGCACTCGATGCCACGAGCGCGGCGGCGACGCGCCGCGACATCCTGCATCGGCTGCTGATGACGCTCGGCCCGATCCTCATCGCTCTCGTCTTAGCCGGCTGTATCCTGCTTGCCGTCGGCGTCGACCCGCTCGCCTACTACGGCTACGTGCTGGAAAAGGGCCTGTTCTCGCCGCTCGGTATCCAGCAGACACTGACGCGCATGGCGCCGCTGCTGTTTCTCGCCGCCGGCCTGATCGTGGCCTTTCGCGCCGGCATGTGGAATCTCGGCGGCGACGGCCAGTTCCTGCTCGGCGCGGTAACGGCGGCGGCCAGCGCTCCCGTGTTCGTTCAGATCATGCCGGCCTGGCTGGCGCTGTTCTGCGCGTTCCTCATCGCCATGGCGGTGGCGATGATCTGGTCGCTGGTGCCGGCTCTGCTGCGGGCCTATCAGGGCGTCAACGAGATCATCACCACGCTGATGATGACGTTCCTCGGCACCTCGCTCGCCAATGTGCTGGTCAAGCTGGTGTTCCGCGATCCCAGCACGACCGTGCCGCAGACCCGCACGCTGCCGGTGGAAGACCGGCTGCCGCGCCTGTTTGAAACGACCATCACCAGCGGCCTGCTGCTTGGGCTGGCGGCGATCATCATCGTGCATCTGGTGATGACACGCACGGCGTTCGGGCTGAAACTGAGGATCGTCGGCGCCAATCCGCGCGCGGCGGTTCATGCGGGGCTCGGCGTGCCTGGCCTGACCATCGCCGTCTTCGCCATTTCGGCCGGGCTCGCCGGCCTTGCCGGCGCCGTCGACATCATCGGCGTGCAGGGCAATGTCCGCGCCGACTGGAATCCCGCCTACGGGCTTGCCGTGATTCCCGCGGTGTTTCTCGCCCGCATGAACGGCTTTGCAGCCATCGGTTTCGTGTTCCTGCTCTCGGTGCTGTCGATCGGCGGCGAGAGCGCGGCGCGGCGGCTCGGCGTACCCAATCATTTCACCCTGGTGCTGGTTTCCATCGTGCTGATCGTGCTCGCTCTCGCCGAATATGTCGACCATCGATACAACCAGTCGCGGAGGGCTTGA
- a CDS encoding putative B6 ABC transporter ATP-binding protein — translation MSGSSSSSVAGRDIVALEGVTKRFPGIVANDSVDLSIRPGEVHVLLGENGAGKSTLIGMLSGLQQPDEGRILVDGKPTPITSPRHALALGIGTVFQHMMLVPTLTVAENLLLGGPWWQRPRTEELEARVAEITRSLGITVKLHAKVSELSLGEQQQVEILRAMVRNSRLLILDESTSMLTPKGIDELGALMRRLVEQGLAIVFITHKLKEAAAFGDRISVLKLGRKVGEIPPERFRALGEQAIISEIVELMFGKQKDDPEAAERPVRTVRTDAAPLLQVADLAVAPTDNAPGLSSISFDIRPGEILGIAGIDGNGQKQLAEALAGQRAATGGSVRLEGVAIEALSVGERRRRGLRYLTDDRLGEGTVGTFPVSINFFLKQVGAAPFWRNGVEQRGEIDKRAAELVREYDVRTPSLKTPVARLSGGNIQKVLLARELAEGAKVVIFNKPTYGLDLANTLASRQRIRDTAARGLAVLLISTDLEELLSMCDRVAVIANGALVGTVENTDDARTKVGRLMIGLAA, via the coding sequence ATGAGTGGTTCTTCTTCATCGTCCGTTGCCGGGCGCGACATCGTCGCGCTTGAAGGCGTGACCAAACGGTTTCCCGGCATCGTCGCCAATGACAGCGTCGACCTGTCGATCCGCCCGGGCGAGGTGCATGTTCTGCTGGGCGAGAACGGTGCGGGAAAATCGACATTGATCGGCATGCTGTCGGGACTGCAGCAGCCGGACGAGGGGCGCATCCTGGTAGACGGCAAGCCGACCCCGATCACCTCGCCGCGCCATGCGCTGGCGCTGGGCATCGGCACCGTCTTCCAGCACATGATGCTGGTGCCGACGCTGACGGTGGCGGAAAACCTGTTGCTTGGCGGACCCTGGTGGCAGCGCCCCAGGACCGAAGAGCTGGAGGCGCGCGTCGCCGAGATCACCCGCAGCCTCGGCATCACCGTGAAGCTGCATGCCAAGGTGTCGGAGCTTTCGCTCGGCGAGCAGCAGCAGGTCGAAATCCTGCGCGCCATGGTGCGCAACAGCCGGCTGCTGATCCTCGATGAGTCCACCTCGATGCTGACGCCGAAAGGCATCGACGAACTGGGCGCGCTGATGCGCCGCCTTGTCGAGCAGGGGCTGGCGATCGTCTTCATCACCCACAAGCTCAAGGAGGCGGCGGCCTTCGGCGACCGCATCTCGGTGCTGAAGCTCGGCCGCAAGGTCGGCGAGATTCCGCCCGAGCGGTTTCGCGCGCTGGGCGAACAGGCGATCATCTCGGAGATCGTGGAATTGATGTTCGGCAAACAGAAGGACGATCCGGAAGCGGCCGAGCGTCCGGTCCGTACAGTCCGCACGGATGCCGCTCCACTGCTTCAGGTCGCGGATCTCGCGGTTGCGCCGACGGACAATGCGCCAGGCCTGTCGTCGATCTCCTTCGACATCCGCCCGGGCGAGATCCTGGGCATCGCCGGCATCGACGGCAACGGCCAGAAGCAACTGGCGGAAGCGCTGGCCGGCCAGCGCGCGGCGACCGGCGGTTCGGTGCGGCTGGAGGGCGTTGCCATCGAGGCGCTGAGCGTCGGCGAACGCCGTCGGCGCGGTCTGCGCTACCTGACCGACGACCGGCTCGGCGAGGGCACTGTCGGCACCTTCCCGGTCTCGATCAACTTCTTCCTCAAGCAGGTCGGCGCGGCCCCGTTCTGGCGCAACGGCGTCGAGCAGCGCGGCGAGATCGACAAGCGCGCCGCTGAGCTCGTGCGCGAATACGATGTGCGCACGCCAAGCCTGAAGACCCCGGTCGCCCGGCTGTCCGGCGGCAACATCCAGAAGGTGCTTCTGGCACGCGAACTGGCAGAGGGCGCCAAGGTGGTGATCTTCAACAAGCCGACCTATGGGCTCGATCTCGCCAATACATTGGCGTCGCGCCAGCGCATCCGCGATACGGCGGCTCGAGGCCTGGCCGTGCTGCTCATTTCCACCGACCTCGAGGAATTGCTGAGCATGTGCGACCGTGTCGCCGTCATCGCCAACGGAGCGCTCGTCGGCACCGTAGAGAACACCGACGACGCCCGCACCAAGGTCGGTCGCCTGATGATCGGACTTGCCGCATGA
- a CDS encoding putative B6 ABC transporter substrate-binding protein, producing MLKILKSSVSAFILSGVLLSCAFAGEVKSIAILTPEEGTDYGWNQQGIDAAKAAGKAAGVEVVVAQGLGYGDVRPTLRELASDGASLLIAHASGYNTSAPEIAKELKVPVAIVDTPNGLEKGLVADYTLSGHQGAYLAGRLAAKMSRSKSVGIVVSGEPPSWNSQSAAFAQGVKAENPDVKITYAVIGPAAYSDAAGGKRVTESVIASGADIIFGQGNGSSFGMLQAVETTKAADGGKVYFIDVIGDKSPIDKGFLLSSVVWNIEPVYAAMIADLKADTFGTKHYTIGLKDDSVKLLKTAAIPDNVWTEIQALREDVISGKIKVDPVYDAAAVRALMTSVAQ from the coding sequence ATGTTAAAGATTCTCAAGAGCAGTGTGAGTGCATTTATACTGAGCGGTGTCTTGCTTAGCTGCGCGTTTGCCGGCGAAGTCAAGTCGATCGCCATCCTGACGCCCGAAGAAGGCACCGACTACGGCTGGAATCAGCAGGGCATCGATGCCGCCAAGGCGGCGGGCAAGGCCGCCGGCGTCGAAGTGGTGGTGGCCCAGGGGCTCGGCTATGGCGATGTTCGTCCCACTCTGCGGGAGCTCGCGTCCGATGGTGCCAGCCTGCTGATCGCCCACGCCAGCGGCTACAACACCTCGGCGCCTGAAATCGCCAAGGAATTGAAGGTTCCGGTGGCAATCGTCGATACGCCGAACGGCCTGGAGAAGGGTCTCGTCGCCGACTACACGCTGAGCGGTCACCAGGGCGCCTATCTCGCCGGCCGTCTGGCCGCCAAGATGTCGCGTTCCAAGTCGGTCGGCATCGTCGTCTCGGGCGAACCGCCATCATGGAACTCGCAGTCCGCGGCGTTCGCGCAAGGCGTGAAGGCGGAGAACCCGGACGTCAAGATCACCTATGCGGTGATCGGCCCGGCCGCCTACAGCGACGCGGCTGGCGGCAAGCGCGTCACCGAAAGCGTGATCGCGTCGGGTGCCGACATCATCTTCGGCCAGGGCAACGGTTCGAGCTTCGGCATGTTGCAGGCGGTCGAAACCACCAAGGCAGCGGATGGCGGCAAGGTCTATTTCATCGACGTCATCGGTGACAAGTCGCCGATCGACAAGGGCTTCCTGCTGTCGTCGGTGGTGTGGAACATCGAGCCTGTCTATGCGGCGATGATCGCTGATCTCAAGGCCGACACGTTCGGCACCAAACACTATACGATCGGCCTCAAGGACGACTCGGTGAAGCTGCTGAAAACCGCTGCCATTCCGGACAATGTCTGGACGGAAATCCAGGCGCTGCGCGAAGACGTCATTTCCGGCAAGATCAAGGTCGATCCGGTCTATGACGCGGCCGCTGTCAGGGCATTGATGACCAGCGTCGCCCAGTAA
- a CDS encoding ABC transporter substrate-binding protein produces the protein MLRRSLIKAVAVAAAVGVLGFSNAALAADKVSVQLDWVVRGNHAMFFVGKEKGFFAKNDIDVAEIRKGSGSPDAMRLVGNENADFGFGDLPTLAVARSQNVPVVALAAVNQHSPLAIISLAKTVKLTKPADLKGLTIGIHPAGSTYIFFKGFLAANGLTEKDMTLNSVSPPYESYLLLGRVQTVVGYVDAEVPELEAKAGGPGSLSIMMGADHGWKAYGSGLFTSQTMIKDKPEIVARFVKAYSEAFDYVAAHPEEAAEITAKAAPGYADKKDVLLAQINADIASTFTSPDTKEHGLGWMTKTQWEETLKTLTDQGVLKTALSADDVFTDKFLAKK, from the coding sequence ATGCTCAGACGCTCACTTATCAAGGCAGTTGCCGTTGCCGCGGCCGTCGGTGTGCTTGGCTTCTCAAACGCGGCCTTGGCCGCCGACAAGGTCAGCGTCCAGCTCGACTGGGTGGTGCGCGGCAACCACGCCATGTTCTTCGTCGGCAAGGAAAAGGGCTTCTTCGCCAAGAATGATATCGACGTGGCCGAGATCCGCAAAGGCTCCGGCTCGCCGGACGCCATGCGGCTGGTCGGCAATGAGAACGCGGATTTCGGTTTCGGCGATCTTCCCACGCTCGCTGTCGCGCGCTCGCAGAATGTCCCGGTCGTGGCGCTGGCCGCCGTCAACCAGCACTCGCCGCTGGCGATCATTTCGCTGGCCAAGACGGTGAAGCTCACCAAGCCGGCTGATCTCAAGGGTCTCACCATCGGCATTCATCCAGCCGGTTCAACCTACATCTTCTTCAAGGGCTTCCTGGCGGCCAATGGCCTGACGGAGAAGGACATGACGCTGAACAGCGTCTCGCCGCCCTATGAAAGCTATCTGCTTCTGGGCCGTGTTCAGACGGTGGTCGGCTATGTCGACGCCGAGGTTCCCGAACTGGAGGCCAAGGCGGGCGGTCCTGGTTCGCTCAGCATCATGATGGGCGCGGACCATGGCTGGAAGGCTTATGGTTCGGGCCTGTTCACCTCGCAGACGATGATCAAGGACAAGCCCGAAATCGTCGCCCGCTTCGTCAAGGCATACAGCGAGGCATTCGACTATGTCGCGGCGCACCCCGAAGAGGCGGCCGAGATCACGGCCAAGGCCGCACCGGGTTACGCGGACAAGAAGGACGTGCTGCTGGCGCAGATCAACGCCGATATCGCGTCGACCTTCACCAGCCCGGACACCAAGGAACATGGCCTCGGCTGGATGACGAAGACACAGTGGGAGGAAACGCTGAAGACGCTTACCGATCAGGGCGTGCTCAAAACGGCCCTCTCGGCGGACGATGTCTTCACCGACAAATTCCTGGCAAAGAAGTAA
- a CDS encoding ABC transporter permease, translating into MSDQPVTNFSESRPESRLASSWGAATGSWLPAVILLLATIVVWEAVVRIFAISAFIIPAPSEIAQSLVAQWATLMQATLVTAGEILFGFLVSVVVGIAIALVIVRFDWLGRALYPLVVLFQNVPKVALAPIFILWFGYGLAPKIGLILVIAFFPVTLSMLAGMQSVDRSLLSLMNSVGASRTQILFRIRVPHSLPNLMAGTKIAATLSVIGAIVGEFAGASDGLGYVIQFASTQLDTALVFAALLLVSVLGIAFYYAAEILERIMVPWAPKFSHA; encoded by the coding sequence GTGAGCGATCAACCCGTCACCAATTTCTCCGAGTCGCGGCCCGAGTCCCGGCTTGCCTCAAGCTGGGGTGCGGCGACAGGCAGCTGGCTTCCAGCGGTCATCCTTCTGCTGGCGACGATCGTGGTGTGGGAAGCCGTGGTGCGGATTTTCGCCATATCCGCCTTCATCATTCCCGCCCCGTCCGAGATCGCGCAATCGCTGGTCGCGCAATGGGCAACGCTGATGCAGGCGACACTGGTGACGGCAGGCGAGATCCTGTTCGGCTTCCTCGTCTCCGTCGTGGTCGGCATTGCCATTGCGCTGGTCATCGTGCGCTTCGACTGGCTGGGGCGAGCGCTCTATCCGCTGGTGGTGCTGTTCCAGAACGTGCCCAAGGTGGCACTGGCGCCGATCTTCATCCTCTGGTTCGGCTACGGGCTCGCGCCCAAGATCGGCCTGATCCTGGTCATCGCCTTCTTCCCGGTGACCCTGTCGATGCTGGCGGGCATGCAGTCGGTCGATCGCTCGCTGCTGTCGCTGATGAATTCGGTCGGCGCCAGCCGCACCCAGATCCTGTTCAGGATACGTGTTCCGCATTCGCTGCCGAACCTGATGGCCGGAACCAAGATCGCCGCGACGCTCAGCGTCATCGGCGCCATCGTCGGCGAATTCGCCGGCGCCTCGGACGGGCTCGGTTACGTCATCCAGTTCGCCTCGACCCAGCTCGACACCGCGCTGGTCTTCGCGGCCCTGCTCCTCGTTTCGGTGCTGGGTATCGCCTTCTACTACGCAGCCGAAATTCTCGAACGCATCATGGTGCCATGGGCACCGAAATTCAGCCACGCCTAG
- a CDS encoding ABC transporter ATP-binding protein has protein sequence MRMEPIRAAGGRPAHIRHDDDLISAKGVSVVMASQLVLQNIDLSIPKGSFVSLIGPSGCGKSTLLKVLAGLVNPTSGSVSIAGLPPVEAARKRMIGLVFQDANLLPWKNAVDNASMLLGIADRSLSRADLRARGQEMLELVGLGDSAHKRPNELSGGMRQRVAIARALALDPAVLLMDEPFGALDAITRDSMGQSLLEIWQRTGKTIVLVTHSIDEAIHLSRHVHVLGIKPGRITESLDIGLPYPRDLSVTEDPEFVRLVVQLRMMLRASHQPGGTS, from the coding sequence ATGCGCATGGAACCCATTCGAGCAGCGGGCGGTCGGCCAGCCCATATCCGCCACGATGACGACCTGATCTCCGCCAAGGGCGTTTCGGTGGTCATGGCCAGCCAGTTGGTTCTGCAGAACATCGATCTGTCGATCCCGAAGGGGTCGTTTGTCTCGCTTATCGGTCCTTCCGGTTGCGGCAAGAGCACCTTGCTCAAGGTTCTGGCCGGGCTTGTCAATCCGACGAGCGGCAGCGTTTCGATCGCCGGACTTCCGCCGGTCGAGGCGGCGCGCAAGCGCATGATCGGCCTCGTCTTCCAGGACGCCAATTTGCTTCCCTGGAAGAATGCCGTCGACAACGCATCGATGCTGCTTGGCATCGCCGACAGATCGCTTTCGCGCGCCGATTTGCGGGCGCGCGGACAGGAGATGCTGGAACTGGTGGGGTTGGGCGACAGCGCCCACAAACGCCCCAATGAATTGTCCGGCGGCATGCGCCAGCGCGTTGCTATCGCACGGGCCCTGGCGCTCGATCCGGCGGTGCTGCTGATGGACGAGCCGTTCGGCGCGCTCGACGCCATTACCCGCGATTCGATGGGCCAGTCGCTGCTGGAGATCTGGCAGCGCACCGGCAAGACCATCGTCCTCGTCACCCATTCGATAGACGAGGCCATCCACCTGTCGCGCCATGTCCACGTGCTGGGGATCAAGCCCGGGCGGATCACCGAGAGCCTCGACATTGGTCTGCCCTATCCGCGCGACCTGTCGGTGACGGAAGATCCGGAGTTCGTCAGGCTGGTGGTTCAGCTGCGGATGATGCTGCGCGCCAGCCATCAACCGGGAGGCACGTCGTGA
- the fhmpcd1 gene encoding 5-formyl-3-hydroxy-2-methylpyridine 4-carboxylate 5-dehydrogenase has translation MIRNIAIIGLGTMGPGMAARLARGGLQVVAYDVAPAAIERARSMLGVAEGVLDALGIAPPPAGVGTVRFTDDIGDAVSGADLVIENVPENISVKAEVYRTIDGLIGSDTIVASDTSGIPITKLQAHISHPERMVGMHWSNPPHIIPMIEVIAGEKTAPQTVTTIRDLIRSIGLLPVVVKKDVPGFVENRVLYALLREAVDLVERGVIDPEDLDTCVSWGIGYKIAVIGPMALLDMAGLDIYKSVSSFLNADLSNRDDVAPMVLEKTNASKLGIKSGEGMFSYTPEQTKALQGERARKLVAVRRILEGRE, from the coding sequence ATGATCCGAAATATCGCCATCATCGGTCTGGGTACGATGGGACCGGGCATGGCTGCCCGGCTCGCCAGGGGCGGCCTGCAGGTGGTCGCCTACGATGTTGCCCCGGCAGCGATCGAGCGCGCGCGATCCATGCTGGGCGTGGCCGAGGGCGTTCTAGACGCCTTGGGTATTGCGCCACCGCCGGCCGGCGTTGGAACGGTTCGCTTCACGGATGATATCGGCGACGCGGTATCCGGTGCCGACCTCGTCATCGAGAACGTTCCTGAAAACATTTCGGTCAAGGCCGAAGTCTATCGCACGATCGACGGCCTGATAGGCTCGGACACGATCGTCGCGTCCGACACGTCGGGTATCCCGATCACCAAGCTGCAGGCGCACATCTCGCATCCCGAGCGGATGGTTGGCATGCACTGGTCGAACCCGCCGCACATCATCCCGATGATCGAGGTGATCGCCGGCGAGAAGACCGCGCCGCAAACCGTGACGACGATCCGCGACCTGATCCGCTCGATCGGCTTGCTGCCGGTGGTGGTGAAGAAGGACGTTCCCGGCTTCGTCGAGAACCGCGTGCTCTATGCGCTGCTGCGTGAGGCGGTCGACCTTGTCGAGCGCGGCGTCATCGATCCGGAGGATCTCGACACCTGCGTGTCGTGGGGCATCGGCTACAAGATCGCCGTCATCGGGCCGATGGCGCTGCTCGATATGGCGGGCCTCGATATCTACAAGTCCGTCTCCTCCTTCCTCAATGCGGATCTCTCCAATCGCGACGATGTTGCGCCCATGGTGCTGGAAAAGACGAACGCGTCGAAGCTCGGCATCAAGTCGGGCGAGGGTATGTTCTCCTACACACCCGAGCAGACCAAGGCGCTGCAGGGCGAACGGGCGCGCAAACTCGTCGCGGTGCGGCGCATCCTGGAGGGCCGGGAGTAG